In Zingiber officinale cultivar Zhangliang chromosome 3B, Zo_v1.1, whole genome shotgun sequence, a single window of DNA contains:
- the LOC122054981 gene encoding transcription factor PCF5-like has translation MGREVRLSSEPLLLHLLSLVLVSLPETAAMDDSLGPSWWVGDGIVRFGWPTSLEAGGRRGEQASPVGSAGAGEVVRGRWKGRGKLEQGGRKKERDLDPRRALYLPIPEEGESEGGGGGRGGEARERREEEEQGFQSASFFSASATALSSEYARRLPERTGEGGHGLGSYGQSLAFLHHQPAPPPLQEAAAAEGQTRSRYGGRGRGASAVGEIVEVQGGHIVRATGRKDRHSKVCTAKGPRDRRVRLAAHTAIQFYDVQDRLGCDRPSKAVDWLIQNAKAAIDELDELPPWSPTATVAAASRAPRLPPYSSDHDAVSESIKKHVVVADPVGAATTFNFDGNCGGGNASTSFLPPSMDTDSIADTIKSFFPLASTPAATSPSSTPSIRFQSYSPDLPSRGGNQVKDLRLSLQSFQDPIFHNPEPVHHHHGQFHQSPATPTHFPATTQLAYDASAGWTAEQSQRIVPWNVVEPAAPGAGGGGYVLSFPPPQAVPLHSVLGPSHAFSQRGPLQSSNAPVARAWADPADTTIAGNRIHPPFYPSTSSIGFASGVGFSGFRIPARFQGEEEHDGINDKPPSASRN, from the exons ATGGGTCGAGAGGTGAGGTTGAGCTCTGAGCCCCTTCTCCTCCATCTCTTATCTCTCGTGCTCGTCTCTCTGCCCGAGACGGCTGCCATGGATGACAGCTTGG GTCCGAGCTGGTGGGTCGGTGATGGGATTGTGCGGTTTGGATGGCCAACGAGTTTGGAggcaggaggaagaagaggagagcaGGCATCGCCTGTCGGTTCTGCAGGCGCAGGGGAGGTGGTGAGAGGTCGGTGGAAGGGGCGAGGAAAGCTGGAACAgggagggaggaagaaggagagggatCTGGATCCGAGGAGAGCTCTGTATCTTCCGATTCCGGAGGAAGGAGAAagcgaaggaggaggaggaggacgaggagGAGAGGCAAGGGAGAGACGAGAGGAAGAGGAGCAGGGCTTTCAAAGCGCTTCCTTTTTCTCAGCTTCTGCGACGGCTTTGTCGTCGGAGTATGCCCGGCGGCTACCGGAGCGGACGGGAGAGGGTGGTCACGGTCTCGGCAGCTACGGACAGTCGCTCGCTTTCCTACACCATCAGCCGGCGCCTCCGCCGCTGCAGGAGGCCGCGGCGGCGGAGGGGCAGACGAGGTCGAGGTACGGAGGGCGAGGGAGGGGCGCGTCGGCGGTGGGGGAGATCGTGGAGGTGCAAGGCGGGCACATTGTGCGGGCTACTGGGCGGAAGGACCGGCACAGCAAGGTGTGCACCGCCAAGGGCCCCCGCGACCGCCGAGTTCGCCTCGCCGCCCACACCGCCATCCAGTTCTACGACGTCCAGGACCGCCTTGGTTGCGACCGGCCCAGCAAGGCCGTCGACTGGCTGATACAGAACGCCAAGGCCGCCATCGACGAGCTCGACGAGCTGCCGCCCTGGAGCCCGACCGCCACCGTCGCTGCCGCCTCCCGCGCCCCTCGCCTCCCCCCTTATTCTTCCGATCACGACGCCGTCAGCGAGTCAATCAAGAAACATGTTGTAGTAGCCGACCCGGTCGGCGCTGCTACTACTTTTAACTTCGACGGCAACTGTGGAGGTGGCAATGCAAGCACCAGTTTCCTTCCGCCTTCCATGGACACCGACTCCATTGCCGATACCATCAAGTCTTTCTTCCCGTTAGCTTCTACTCCGGCCGCCACCTCGCCCTCTTCCACCCCTTCCATCAGATTCCAATCCTACTCGCCGGACCTCCCTTCGCGCGGCggcaatcaagtcaaagacctcCGCCTCTCCCTCCAATCCTTCCAAGATCCAATTTTTCACAACCCAGAACCCGTCCACCACCACCACGGCCAATTCCACCAGAGCCCAGCCACCCCCACTCACTTCCCTGCCACCACCCAACTCGCCTACGACGCCTCCGCCGGTTGGACCGCCGAACAGAGCCAGCGCATCGTTCCGTGGAACGTGGTGGAGCCTGCCGCCCCCGGCGCTGGCGGCGGAGGCTACGTTCTCAGCTTTCCACCACCGCAGGCGGTGCCGCTGCACTCCGTGCTAGGCCCCAGCCATGCCTTTTCTCAGAGGGGACCCCTTCAGTCCAGTAACGCCCCTGTTGCCCGTGCCTGGGCCGACCCTGCCGACACCACCATCGCCGGTAACCGGATACATCCTCCGTTCTATCCGTCGACGTCTTCGATCGGATTCGCCTCCGGCGTCGGCTTCTCAGGGTTCCGGATCCCTGCCCGGTTCCAGGGCGAAGAGGAGCACGACG